A single region of the Musa acuminata AAA Group cultivar baxijiao chromosome BXJ1-11, Cavendish_Baxijiao_AAA, whole genome shotgun sequence genome encodes:
- the LOC135597067 gene encoding auxin-responsive protein IAA13-like — MSPTASLVSLSSGTNPGSPGLSGRQNPSPLTPLLPVSDGAKVSKLLDGPSEFSLTYEDKDGDWMLVGDVSRTNGFGNSEET; from the exons ATGTCCCCAACCGCCTCCTTGGTCTCCTTGTCCTCCGGCACCAACCCGGGTTCGCCGGGACTAAGCGGGCGGCAGAATCCGTCTCCCCTGACTCCCCTCCTCCCCGTCTCAG ATGGAGCAAAGGTTTCAAAGTTGTTAGATGGTCCGTCTGAGTTTTCTCTTACTTATGAAGACAAGGATGGGGACTGGATGCTGGTTGGAGATGTGTCTCGAACG AATGGTTTTGGAAACAGTGAAGAGACTTAG